A section of the Prochlorococcus sp. MIT 1341 genome encodes:
- the lptC gene encoding LPS export ABC transporter periplasmic protein LptC, producing MLKLFIISSNYMFFLFAVIACSSDSPIGNDVYQPFVFSKLQLSKKDNKGNSMWKITSPEARYELGNRLIRAINVEATIFNQSIPTYNIYAQSANILNDGELILLEGGLKINKINGNDHTLTSARGVWNTADEHMELDIKPTLLNSEVLIKSEEVIINHRDKTVLLKGASLVTNNPTTNSKENTGRFKLLLNNPSWNYDTGYFKALGPISGVRVLESLDQYQRISGQSIFGNTNKSLLGIRSCKVYQKNEYIESKRCLWNWNDETLTFSGGAKLRRNSSKLLIDRTKIEAELTEQGVLEFD from the coding sequence ATGTTAAAACTATTCATAATAAGTAGCAACTACATGTTTTTTTTATTTGCAGTTATTGCTTGTTCCTCTGATTCTCCCATTGGCAATGATGTTTACCAGCCATTTGTATTTTCGAAACTACAACTTAGCAAGAAAGATAATAAAGGTAATAGCATGTGGAAAATTACAAGCCCTGAGGCTAGGTATGAGCTAGGTAATAGGCTTATTAGAGCTATAAATGTAGAGGCAACTATCTTTAATCAGTCAATTCCTACTTATAATATTTATGCACAATCAGCTAATATCCTAAATGATGGTGAACTAATTCTCCTTGAGGGTGGTCTTAAAATTAATAAGATTAATGGAAATGATCATACATTAACTAGTGCCAGAGGAGTTTGGAACACGGCTGATGAACATATGGAGCTTGACATTAAACCAACTCTCCTGAATTCTGAAGTTCTTATCAAATCAGAAGAAGTAATAATTAATCATAGAGATAAAACTGTACTGTTAAAAGGTGCTAGTTTAGTCACTAATAATCCTACAACTAACTCCAAAGAAAATACTGGGAGATTTAAGCTTTTATTAAATAACCCTTCGTGGAACTATGATACAGGATACTTTAAGGCCTTGGGCCCAATTAGTGGTGTAAGAGTTTTGGAATCGTTGGATCAATACCAGAGAATATCCGGTCAATCTATCTTTGGAAATACCAATAAAAGCCTTTTAGGTATTCGATCCTGCAAGGTATACCAAAAAAACGAATATATAGAGTCTAAAAGGTGTTTATGGAATTGGAATGATGAAACTCTTACATTTTCTGGAGGTGCAAAGCTGAGAAGAAACAGCTCTAAATTATTAATTGACCGTACAAAAATTGAAGCAGAGTTAACAGAACAAGGAGTCCTTGAATTCGATTAA
- the metG gene encoding methionine--tRNA ligase → MSYTITTPLYYVNDKPHLGSTYTTIACDALARYKRLQGEEVIFITGVDEHGLKIQRTAQENNISPQQHCDHVAKQYRTLWDKWNITNDRFIRTSSSKHRSLVEQLFYRVQANDDIYLGRQQGWYCVGCEEFKDLDKTVSSPICDIHQKKLEWRDEENLFFRLSRYQEQIENLVNDDHFILPIIRRNEIKNLVKKGLHDFSISRVNLNWGIPVPEYKGHTFYVWFDALSGYLSSLIDQQNEIPDISSLILNGWPANVHMIGKDILRFHAVYWPAILISAGLPMPRSIFGHGFLTREGKKMGKSLGNVLDPEILLNEFGIDAVRWYLLKDIQFGSDGDFQQRRFVETINNDLSNTFGNLLNRTVSMSRKWFDNSIPPNNLTELESNYLADKAISTIHQYHLHMDKFNLDKSADLILSLATNANIYLNEQAPWTKIKDQSNTDVVAQTLYSVLETCRISSILLQPFVPNLSQRIDLQLGITHHTTNSQELLNWGLLKSGKPLPEPNPIMSKLEISDLF, encoded by the coding sequence ATGTCTTATACAATTACTACTCCCCTTTACTACGTAAATGACAAGCCACACCTTGGTAGTACCTATACCACAATTGCATGTGACGCCTTAGCTAGATATAAACGATTACAAGGCGAGGAGGTCATATTTATAACTGGAGTTGATGAACACGGGTTAAAAATACAACGTACAGCACAGGAGAATAATATTTCTCCTCAGCAGCACTGTGATCATGTAGCCAAGCAATACAGAACTCTTTGGGATAAATGGAATATTACTAATGATAGGTTTATCCGGACTTCTTCAAGCAAGCATCGCTCATTAGTTGAACAGTTATTCTACAGGGTTCAAGCAAATGATGATATTTATCTAGGAAGACAACAGGGATGGTATTGTGTTGGTTGCGAGGAGTTTAAGGATCTAGATAAAACAGTCTCTAGTCCTATATGTGATATTCATCAGAAGAAACTTGAATGGAGGGATGAGGAAAACCTATTCTTTAGATTATCAAGGTACCAAGAACAAATAGAAAATTTGGTGAATGACGATCACTTTATTCTTCCTATTATTCGTCGTAATGAGATTAAGAATTTAGTCAAAAAGGGACTCCATGATTTTTCTATTTCCCGTGTTAATTTAAATTGGGGCATCCCAGTCCCTGAATACAAGGGCCATACCTTTTATGTCTGGTTTGATGCTCTTTCTGGTTATCTCTCTTCATTAATTGACCAGCAAAATGAAATACCTGATATTTCAAGTTTAATCCTGAATGGATGGCCAGCCAATGTTCATATGATAGGTAAGGATATTCTTAGATTTCACGCTGTGTATTGGCCAGCTATTTTAATCTCAGCAGGATTGCCAATGCCCCGATCTATATTTGGGCATGGATTCCTCACTAGAGAGGGAAAGAAAATGGGAAAGTCTTTAGGCAACGTTTTAGATCCAGAAATACTATTAAATGAGTTTGGAATTGACGCAGTTAGGTGGTATTTGTTAAAGGACATTCAATTTGGTAGTGATGGAGATTTTCAACAACGACGCTTTGTGGAAACCATCAACAATGATTTATCTAACACTTTTGGAAATCTTCTCAATCGTACTGTAAGCATGTCAAGAAAATGGTTTGATAATAGTATTCCCCCAAATAATTTGACAGAATTAGAATCCAACTATTTAGCTGATAAGGCAATTTCTACTATTCATCAATATCATCTACATATGGATAAATTTAATTTAGATAAAAGCGCCGATTTAATACTTTCATTAGCCACTAATGCTAATATTTATTTAAATGAACAGGCACCATGGACCAAAATTAAAGATCAATCTAACACAGATGTAGTAGCACAAACTTTATATTCGGTGTTAGAGACCTGTAGGATTTCCTCAATCCTTTTACAACCTTTTGTTCCCAACCTAAGTCAGCGAATAGATTTACAGCTAGGCATAACCCATCACACAACTAACTCACAAGAGCTACTTAATTGGGGGCTACTTAAATCAGGCAAACCGTTACCAGAGCCCAATCCTATTATGTCCAAATTGGAAATTAGTGACCTCTTCTAG
- a CDS encoding ribonuclease catalytic domain-containing protein, with product MKETSELLEISDKINNGDNSREDLTKLKTYAIDDENSYEIDDAISLERTREGDILWVHIADPCRVVRADSSLDKEAKKRVTSLYLVDRVIPMLPFKLTDNLISLQSCRTRAALSVSILLAEDGSVSKTKICRSWVKVNYSLTYSEADELIDLDPPGDKDLRIISSLLENRLNWRLSNGALIMEQNQGKFYMNDEGNLKVKIIENCLSRRMVREAMILTGSSIADFGNKVNLPLPYKTQTQIYTRFPQNDHRMLDNPVDNSSIKFSLNRSRFQSEPACHSTLGLPAYVQATSPIRRYVDLLVHRQIINFISGNQVFSYLEISELLPKLDNKSREANLIVREDQKKYLMLWLQKNSHKNIECQFLRWMNKSNHLALIYIDHIAFEFFCKFETNQPILPGDRFRMELLSSDVLTGHLHICQSK from the coding sequence TTGAAGGAAACATCGGAACTTCTAGAGATTTCAGATAAAATAAACAATGGCGATAACAGTCGAGAGGATTTAACTAAATTAAAAACTTACGCAATAGATGACGAGAATAGCTATGAGATTGATGATGCTATATCTTTAGAGAGAACAAGAGAAGGAGATATTTTGTGGGTTCATATCGCAGACCCGTGTCGAGTGGTAAGGGCTGATAGCTCCTTAGATAAGGAGGCTAAAAAAAGGGTCACAAGTCTCTATCTAGTCGATAGAGTTATCCCAATGCTGCCTTTCAAACTTACGGATAATTTAATAAGTCTACAATCATGCCGTACACGGGCTGCACTAAGTGTTTCAATTTTGCTTGCAGAGGACGGATCTGTAAGCAAAACAAAAATATGTAGATCATGGGTAAAAGTTAACTATTCTTTGACCTATTCCGAAGCAGATGAATTGATTGATTTAGATCCCCCTGGTGATAAGGATCTTAGAATCATTTCTAGTTTGCTAGAGAATAGACTTAACTGGAGATTGTCTAATGGAGCTTTAATTATGGAGCAAAATCAGGGAAAATTTTACATGAATGATGAAGGAAATCTAAAAGTGAAAATAATAGAGAATTGTCTCTCTAGAAGAATGGTAAGAGAGGCCATGATCTTAACGGGCTCCTCAATTGCAGATTTTGGAAATAAAGTTAACCTTCCACTCCCATATAAAACACAGACACAAATATACACTAGATTTCCTCAGAATGATCATAGAATGTTAGATAATCCAGTTGATAACTCATCCATTAAATTTTCACTAAACCGTAGTCGATTTCAATCCGAACCCGCTTGTCATTCTACCCTTGGACTTCCCGCTTACGTTCAAGCTACTTCTCCTATTAGGCGTTATGTAGACCTATTAGTTCACAGGCAAATTATAAACTTTATTAGCGGTAATCAGGTTTTTTCTTATTTGGAGATTAGCGAATTACTACCTAAATTAGACAATAAATCTAGAGAAGCAAATTTGATAGTTAGAGAAGATCAAAAAAAATATTTAATGTTATGGCTACAAAAGAATTCACATAAAAATATTGAATGTCAGTTTCTCAGATGGATGAATAAATCTAACCATTTAGCTTTAATCTATATAGACCATATTGCATTTGAGTTCTTTTGCAAATTCGAAACCAATCAACCAATCCTACCAGGAGATAGATTTCGTATGGAATTACTTTCTAGTGATGTACTAACAGGACATCTGCACATTTGTCAATCTAAATAG
- the rpsR gene encoding 30S ribosomal protein S18: MSNSFFKKRLSPIKPGDPIDYKDVDLLKKFITDRGKILPRRLTGLTAKQQRDLTTAVKRARIVALLPFINPEG; encoded by the coding sequence ATGTCTAACTCGTTTTTTAAAAAGAGACTTTCTCCAATTAAACCAGGAGATCCTATTGATTATAAAGATGTAGATCTTTTAAAAAAGTTTATTACTGATAGAGGAAAAATCCTACCAAGACGATTGACTGGTTTAACAGCAAAGCAACAAAGAGATCTTACAACTGCAGTTAAGCGAGCCAGGATAGTAGCTCTATTACCTTTTATTAACCCTGAAGGGTAG
- the rpmG gene encoding 50S ribosomal protein L33 — protein MAKNKGVRIVITLECTECRSNTAKRSPGVSRYTTEKNRRNTTERLEIKKFCTHCNRSTPHKEIK, from the coding sequence ATGGCCAAAAACAAGGGCGTCCGGATCGTGATCACTCTTGAGTGCACCGAATGCCGGTCCAATACCGCCAAGCGTTCTCCTGGGGTCTCTCGCTACACCACAGAGAAAAACCGAAGGAACACAACAGAACGTCTGGAAATCAAAAAATTCTGCACACACTGCAATCGATCTACTCCCCATAAGGAGATAAAGTGA
- the pheT gene encoding phenylalanine--tRNA ligase subunit beta yields the protein MRVPLSWIREYVSIQDYSANHIAEKLSMAGFEVEAVDDSSQNAKGVVVGRIQSVDSHPNAEKLNVCKVEIGKNEPIQIVCGASNVKPGIHVPVALEGAELKNIGMKIKESEIRGVKSYGMICSLKELGLENESEGIAILDEITDEVRALGTKVDTLLGLNDQVLDIAITANRPDGMSIIGIAREISAILSKKPLKEEEHLEVTEIQQWDPNSKQEELGNTNLYSLTFIDDINNKLKTPNIIRERLDKCKINTVNPLVDITNYVMLKDGQPLHVFDIDALEKLTDKKVDQDSFCITYAKESELFEGLDNNKITLNNDVLMITCNGVNVAIAGVMGSRHSGVTDMTKRVVLEAAVFPQSLIRIGARSIGIRTESSSRFEKGVAEDLTLDSALGAVSMIKKVCEANPKQTWFYSDSKIKKRKLILRREAIERILGPIIDKKEAKELIYTERQKESNQRNSNVEYITDENIEEILYSLNLDFIGIKQGWQVEIPAYRVKDITREIDIIEEIARMVGYDNFSYNLPEPIKPGVLNDEQIFERTIRNSLTSVGIQEITTMSLVGREKNNPTQVIVKNPFLSEASCLRTNLWEEHIEICKRNLKASKLGCWIFEIGKIYQLGRQNEINEKTILSGIICGEKGMEFWTDESKKIKNNYYRARGLIELVFRSMKLELVDKPIKDERLHPGRASEQILEGKHLGYFGQIHPAICEKNDLPYNTFLFEFNYNQLSVAATRSNKLRPTLKSFATVPHVERDISLVVDKNVLASDIISVIKKSARPLLETVELIDRYEDKNIEQLKCSQAFRLRYRSKERTLTDEIIEPIHEKVRIALVKQLNAELRS from the coding sequence ATGCGGGTTCCACTTTCCTGGATTAGGGAGTACGTCTCCATACAGGATTATTCAGCGAACCATATCGCTGAAAAGCTTTCTATGGCAGGCTTTGAGGTGGAAGCTGTTGATGATTCATCACAGAACGCAAAAGGTGTTGTAGTTGGCCGTATTCAAAGTGTAGATAGTCATCCGAATGCGGAAAAGCTCAATGTATGCAAGGTGGAAATTGGAAAAAACGAACCAATACAAATCGTATGTGGAGCGTCTAATGTCAAGCCAGGGATCCATGTGCCAGTCGCTCTGGAAGGGGCTGAGCTGAAAAATATAGGAATGAAAATAAAAGAAAGTGAAATAAGAGGAGTAAAAAGCTATGGAATGATTTGTTCGCTAAAAGAACTGGGACTTGAAAATGAATCTGAAGGAATAGCAATACTTGATGAAATTACAGATGAAGTAAGGGCTTTAGGTACAAAGGTGGATACCTTGTTGGGTTTGAATGACCAGGTGCTAGATATAGCAATAACCGCTAATAGACCAGATGGAATGTCAATTATTGGGATAGCGAGAGAGATATCTGCAATATTATCGAAGAAGCCATTAAAAGAAGAGGAACATTTAGAAGTAACTGAAATACAGCAATGGGACCCAAATAGCAAACAAGAGGAACTTGGAAACACTAATCTATATTCATTGACATTTATTGATGATATTAACAATAAATTAAAAACACCTAACATCATAAGAGAACGCTTAGATAAATGCAAGATTAATACAGTTAACCCTCTTGTAGATATAACTAACTACGTGATGCTTAAGGATGGCCAGCCATTACATGTTTTTGACATTGATGCTTTGGAAAAATTAACAGATAAAAAAGTAGACCAAGACAGTTTTTGTATAACCTATGCAAAGGAAAGCGAGTTGTTTGAAGGGTTAGATAATAACAAGATAACTCTGAATAATGATGTCCTTATGATCACGTGTAACGGTGTAAATGTAGCTATTGCTGGTGTAATGGGATCACGTCATAGCGGAGTTACGGACATGACAAAAAGAGTGGTATTGGAAGCGGCTGTATTTCCACAATCACTAATTCGTATAGGTGCTAGGTCAATTGGAATACGAACAGAATCAAGCAGTAGGTTTGAAAAAGGGGTGGCTGAAGATTTAACATTAGACAGCGCATTAGGTGCAGTAAGTATGATTAAAAAGGTCTGCGAGGCGAACCCAAAACAAACATGGTTCTACTCTGATAGTAAAATCAAAAAACGAAAACTAATACTAAGGCGTGAAGCTATAGAACGAATTTTAGGTCCTATAATTGATAAAAAAGAGGCTAAAGAACTTATTTATACTGAGAGACAAAAGGAATCTAATCAGAGAAATTCTAATGTAGAATACATCACAGATGAAAATATCGAGGAAATACTTTATTCACTGAATTTAGATTTTATTGGAATAAAGCAGGGATGGCAAGTGGAAATACCTGCCTATAGAGTTAAGGATATAACCCGGGAAATTGATATAATTGAGGAAATAGCAAGAATGGTTGGTTATGATAATTTTTCATATAATTTACCTGAGCCAATAAAGCCCGGCGTACTTAATGACGAACAAATTTTTGAAAGGACTATTAGAAATAGCCTTACATCTGTAGGTATTCAAGAGATCACTACAATGTCCTTAGTTGGCCGAGAGAAAAACAATCCAACCCAGGTTATAGTCAAAAACCCTTTCCTCTCAGAAGCTAGTTGTCTAAGAACAAATTTGTGGGAAGAGCATATTGAAATATGCAAACGAAATCTTAAGGCATCAAAATTAGGTTGCTGGATATTTGAAATAGGTAAAATATATCAGTTGGGAAGACAAAATGAAATCAATGAGAAAACCATATTATCTGGAATCATTTGCGGTGAGAAAGGAATGGAATTTTGGACAGATGAATCAAAAAAAATAAAAAATAATTACTATCGTGCAAGGGGCTTAATAGAATTAGTTTTTAGATCCATGAAATTAGAATTAGTAGATAAACCAATAAAGGATGAAAGACTACATCCTGGAAGAGCATCAGAACAGATACTGGAGGGCAAGCATTTAGGGTATTTTGGACAAATCCACCCTGCTATTTGTGAAAAAAATGATCTTCCTTATAATACGTTCCTATTTGAATTCAATTACAATCAACTATCTGTTGCTGCGACAAGGTCTAACAAGTTAAGACCAACTTTGAAGTCATTTGCCACAGTTCCTCATGTAGAAAGAGATATATCATTAGTTGTTGATAAGAATGTGTTAGCAAGTGATATTATAAGTGTAATAAAAAAATCAGCAAGACCTCTTCTAGAAACAGTAGAGCTAATAGATAGGTATGAAGATAAAAACATAGAGCAATTAAAATGTAGTCAGGCTTTTAGACTAAGATATAGAAGCAAAGAAAGAACACTGACCGATGAAATAATTGAACCAATTCACGAAAAAGTAAGAATTGCGTTAGTTAAACAACTAAACGCTGAACTTCGCAGTTAG
- the rlmD gene encoding 23S rRNA (uracil(1939)-C(5))-methyltransferase RlmD, producing MFQELEAKQIEVECVDLDRHGLGIARSGKTVVSVPGLIPGEIAVVRLLRKKGSIWLSELLDIRSLSKNREAPICSVFPQCGGCTIQHLKYDQQLQSKNKHVLDSIVRISNIKDFKLNPINSCGNSFGYRNRTLIPLNKEKGGEINIGYYQRGTHSIVNMTSCPVHNEHINYLIKLIRPDLDNISWQMNSDKVKFSGLRFLGIRTSNRTNQTLLTLVSNTTNLPGLEQLATKWLKSDSHIVGVTLNIKDNYSNSILGYDTILVCGKPYIEEYFCGLRLLISSTSFFQLNTSIAEQAVTKIVDWISSKNVDSVLDCYCGIGTISLPLAFKGLNVLGIEVNSDSINLARLNARANNLNNADFLVEDVDNHISEYINNFNAVVLDPPRKGLSSNIIQTIINSRPSYIAYMSCNVSTHARDLKAFCEDNLYVIESVNPYDFFPQTSHVEVITFLTLSTSLTAKFSV from the coding sequence ATGTTCCAGGAATTAGAGGCTAAGCAAATTGAAGTCGAGTGTGTTGATCTTGATCGCCACGGTCTCGGGATTGCCCGTTCCGGTAAAACAGTTGTATCAGTACCAGGATTAATACCTGGCGAAATTGCAGTAGTGCGCCTTTTGAGAAAAAAGGGCTCAATTTGGCTATCCGAATTACTTGATATACGTTCTTTGTCCAAGAATAGAGAGGCTCCAATATGTAGTGTTTTTCCCCAGTGTGGTGGTTGTACTATTCAACATTTAAAATATGATCAACAGCTTCAATCAAAAAATAAACACGTATTGGATTCTATAGTTCGAATTTCCAACATTAAGGATTTCAAGCTTAATCCAATTAATTCATGTGGGAATAGTTTTGGATATCGAAATCGCACATTAATCCCTTTAAATAAAGAGAAAGGTGGGGAAATAAACATTGGATATTATCAAAGAGGCACCCATAGCATCGTTAATATGACATCCTGCCCTGTTCATAATGAACACATTAATTATTTGATAAAATTAATTAGACCGGATCTTGATAATATAAGTTGGCAAATGAATTCTGACAAGGTTAAATTTTCAGGCCTACGGTTTTTAGGCATTCGTACAAGTAATCGTACTAATCAGACATTACTAACATTAGTTTCTAATACAACTAATCTACCAGGCCTTGAACAATTAGCTACTAAATGGTTGAAATCTGATAGTCATATAGTTGGGGTTACCTTAAATATAAAGGATAATTACTCTAACTCGATACTTGGTTATGACACTATTCTTGTCTGTGGTAAACCCTACATAGAAGAATATTTCTGCGGTCTGCGTCTCCTAATTTCATCAACCTCTTTTTTTCAACTAAATACCTCTATTGCCGAACAAGCAGTAACTAAGATTGTAGATTGGATTTCATCTAAAAATGTAGATTCAGTGCTTGATTGTTATTGTGGAATAGGAACAATTTCCCTTCCACTGGCCTTTAAGGGCTTAAATGTTCTTGGTATTGAAGTAAATAGTGATTCGATAAATTTGGCTAGACTAAATGCAAGAGCTAATAACCTGAATAACGCAGATTTTCTTGTTGAAGATGTTGATAATCATATTTCTGAGTACATAAACAATTTTAATGCTGTTGTTTTAGACCCCCCTCGCAAAGGTCTTTCAAGCAATATTATACAGACTATAATTAATTCACGTCCTAGTTATATAGCATATATGAGTTGCAATGTTTCAACTCACGCCCGTGATTTAAAAGCGTTTTGCGAAGATAACTTATATGTAATTGAATCTGTAAACCCCTACGATTTTTTTCCACAAACTTCACATGTGGAAGTTATCACATTTCTCACATTGTCAACCTCTCTAACTGCGAAGTTCAGCGTTTAG
- a CDS encoding molecular chaperone DnaJ has product MTESPQKKNKRISVDLPEELVSRFDELKKEWGLRARGAVLKRLLEEVLLEDSLPITKSLDIESLNSDTKNELSTIQEINSQNTPYDENTALVLIGDKNKPTASTFQQLSGNNLNFGIPESTSTKPNGIDLPGFVSKRGQRIKESLRPNTKPVNQDNEPFVAFVSSDDIERSLESATQHWKSLYGKRPGETVVEAAMVWLARDIWLHTEGADSGLFTWTRANQNMQKHCKEWRSETPSFEKVMVIAGVLEDPFATSTLPQRMPTLIRRFVNSFKRSRNVTSFETLESTMTVHGALKLLSLPTTAGSALTLCRIRDAYKQKAVEDHPDAGGSTEAMRRLNEAYQLLKELYRKNN; this is encoded by the coding sequence GTGACGGAGTCACCCCAGAAAAAAAATAAGCGTATATCCGTTGATCTTCCTGAAGAGTTAGTGTCTCGATTTGACGAATTGAAAAAAGAGTGGGGCTTAAGAGCAAGAGGCGCTGTCCTTAAGAGATTGTTAGAGGAAGTTTTACTTGAGGATTCATTGCCTATAACAAAGTCTTTAGATATCGAGAGCCTTAATTCTGATACCAAAAATGAATTATCAACAATCCAAGAAATTAATTCTCAAAATACGCCTTATGACGAAAATACAGCTCTTGTTCTAATTGGTGATAAGAACAAACCTACAGCTTCAACTTTTCAACAATTATCAGGAAATAACCTTAATTTTGGAATCCCGGAATCAACAAGTACTAAGCCTAATGGTATAGATTTACCAGGTTTTGTAAGTAAAAGAGGACAACGTATTAAAGAAAGTTTACGGCCTAATACAAAACCAGTTAACCAAGATAATGAACCCTTTGTAGCCTTTGTTAGCAGTGACGATATTGAAAGAAGTCTAGAAAGTGCTACACAACACTGGAAATCACTATATGGAAAAAGACCTGGCGAAACAGTCGTCGAAGCCGCAATGGTTTGGTTAGCGAGGGATATTTGGTTACATACTGAAGGAGCTGACTCCGGATTGTTTACATGGACTCGCGCAAATCAAAATATGCAAAAGCACTGTAAGGAATGGAGGTCAGAAACGCCTTCATTTGAAAAGGTTATGGTTATTGCTGGTGTACTTGAGGATCCTTTTGCTACTAGTACTCTTCCTCAACGAATGCCAACTCTTATAAGGAGGTTTGTTAATAGTTTTAAACGCAGTAGAAATGTAACTTCATTTGAGACTCTTGAATCAACTATGACCGTACATGGTGCATTAAAACTATTATCGTTACCTACAACAGCAGGTTCTGCCTTAACGCTTTGTAGGATAAGAGACGCATATAAGCAAAAGGCTGTTGAGGATCATCCTGATGCAGGAGGATCTACAGAAGCTATGAGGCGACTTAATGAAGCATATCAACTTCTAAAGGAGCTATACAGAAAGAATAATTAG
- a CDS encoding DUF4922 domain-containing protein — protein MIKEVYWKKAINRTNYAINKNSLIPLKTHMEVVNDKFGHLFEVRTLLETAKFPNPIYGPKENAFNPWDTNLEIAEIGQDHALILNKYPVQIGHMLLITKTWAPQNGWLTYKDWEALLTVDQDTTGLWFFNSGPIAGASQPHRHLQLLPRRIDEALCPRDYWFKDLIDFKEERKGLLFNSCKVIAIKSIERMTPEDMYDLYLNLCNQLKIGSPELNNRPLKPYNLLITKDWMSLIRRKKESNKGFSINSLGFAGYLLATESSDINWLYNYGPDRLVEGVVDLV, from the coding sequence ATGATTAAAGAAGTTTATTGGAAGAAGGCAATAAATAGAACCAACTATGCAATAAATAAGAATAGTCTTATTCCATTGAAAACCCATATGGAAGTTGTAAATGATAAATTTGGACATTTATTTGAAGTAAGAACCCTTTTAGAAACAGCAAAATTTCCTAACCCTATATATGGGCCAAAGGAGAACGCTTTCAATCCTTGGGATACAAACCTAGAGATTGCAGAAATAGGTCAGGATCATGCTCTGATTTTGAACAAGTATCCAGTGCAAATAGGCCATATGCTTTTAATAACTAAAACGTGGGCACCTCAAAATGGTTGGCTTACTTATAAAGATTGGGAAGCTCTATTGACGGTAGATCAGGACACTACAGGACTTTGGTTCTTTAACAGTGGTCCAATTGCTGGGGCAAGCCAACCTCATAGGCATTTACAGTTGTTGCCTCGACGAATTGATGAGGCGCTTTGTCCAAGGGACTACTGGTTTAAAGATCTTATAGATTTTAAAGAGGAAAGAAAGGGTTTGTTATTCAATTCCTGCAAAGTTATAGCGATTAAAAGTATTGAAAGAATGACCCCTGAGGATATGTATGACTTATACCTAAACCTTTGCAATCAACTAAAGATTGGTTCACCAGAACTAAATAATAGACCCCTGAAACCATATAATTTACTAATTACAAAGGATTGGATGAGTTTAATTAGGAGAAAAAAAGAATCTAATAAAGGTTTTAGTATTAATTCTCTGGGATTTGCTGGGTACCTTTTAGCTACAGAATCATCAGACATAAATTGGTTATATAATTATGGACCAGATAGGTTGGTTGAAGGGGTAGTTGACTTAGTCTAA